The following proteins are encoded in a genomic region of Drosophila willistoni isolate 14030-0811.24 chromosome 3R, UCI_dwil_1.1, whole genome shotgun sequence:
- the LOC6651688 gene encoding endoplasmic reticulum aminopeptidase 2 isoform X1: MLCCGFCCGNMSKRDYKVATTDGIELEPLGGEKSDKEKDKEKQTNGVTFGGESSGGRQTRTGVAVCSQRRALLVAGIVLGSLLLTAIIIAYAGPQNDCSCTGKTTSGHETDEENNTQPFNPIATNGEPFPWLEKTLPTSVRPMRYMVTIHPNLTTLDVKGQVTIDLHVEKETNFIVLHIQDLNVTEKALVTPGPKGYALKIIKVLEFPPRQQLYIEVKEKLKKKSNYTLNLRWYSKLNPEPEGFYVDQYESSNGLERLLAATVFRPNGARRAFPCFDEPHVRAPFRVSVFRDRFHIGLSNSIVHTTEDVGFYMGTGLLRDDFIETPPLPADAVAWVVSDFQRESLQPSAAYIPTTVAPATAAGGKKSAQLNNFTQMKSKNPPVRNITALTHSLNVNLTPRQNASLLAMMTTALPVIINGHSNGKPSNLTALSQSTSSSIKRAPSYTFYAPRDLLTRSSFILHTSRDVLEYLQTWLDISYPLTKVDFVALPSLDRNLISSLGLVTLKTSFLTDPKSITSEQYQFSALRIAEAMVRQFFGGITSRKVLKDVWLWEGLIQYLGIHALAPLQESWPLREMYLLKMATAALDIDAIQGWDSIMNGTSHDGNNEEFFVQKTAAIFSMLHTAIGEDRFRGCLGSFLKMNRFKTAEPTDLWTICTKKANGSKNIKDMMTLWTHQPGFPLLTVTKMGNSISISQRPFRPAEFLAIHDESYDGNNYNKTTVNATDIPSTVAPSSHGNKHKAVPHMKWIFPVTYVTDINNVSETLWMQNVDVTFNVPENVKWIKVNAIQNGYYRVVYNDDNYANLIEELANNPKRFSSEDRLGLLSDAFTLCHANLLPCEITMNMIQYLPSERHYGPMALAVRHLEKWRRILKYSECFLMLSEFIKMKITTVMEKVGWIDEGDVATRLMRPEVLLASVLWEDIDSISKAKNMLNQYLYYNGSAIAPNLREVVYTGSILSGEYIYWQHCWERFVILQRTSETFVERMQLLRALGRTKDAWLQNRLLSHVTMLPTEEVVQVLKAIAGTPTGGAMACRFLQAKWFELEKRLGAGTISFAKVISAITQYGATKFDYDELKSLVHRFGRGPGMSVLNMTLSSVASNVEWVARSQTSLYKWVESNLHSHR, from the exons GTGGCGAATCGAGCGGTGGCCGCCAGACGCGCACCGGAGTCGCTGTATGCTCGCAGCGTCGGGCCCTTCTTGTTGCCGGTATCGTCCTTGGATCCCTACTCCTGACAGCCATTATCATTGCCTACGCTGGACCGCAAAATG ACTGTTCCTGTACGGGTAAAACGACATCTGGCCATGAAACGGATGAAGAGAACAACACACAGCCCTTCAATCCGATTGCAACAAATGGGGAGCCCTTCCCTTGGCTGGAGAAGACGCTGCCAACCAGTGTGCGTCCCATGCGATACATGGTGACAATACACCCCAATCTGACGACGCTGGACGTGAAAG GTCAAGTAACCATCGATCTGCATGTGGAGAAGGAGACCAACTTCATTGTGCTTCACATTCAGGATTTGAATGTCACCGAGAAG GCACTTGTGACCCCTGGACCCAAGGGCTATGCATTGAAAATTATCAAGGTATTGGAGTTTCCGCCGCGTCAGCAACTTTATATTGAGGTGAAAGAGAAGCTGAAAAAGAAATCCAATTATACATTAAATTTGCGTTGGTATTCGAAACTAAATCCCGAGCCGGAAGGTTTCTATGTGGATCAATATGAGAGCTCCAATGGCTTGGAACG ATTACTGGCAGCTACTGTATTTAGACCGAATGGTGCAAGAAGGGCCTTTCCGTGTTTCGATGAGCCGCATGTACGGGCTCCGTTTCGCGTTTCCGTATTCCGTGATCGTTTCCATATAGGCCTATCCAATTCTATAGTTCACACCACGGAGGATGTAGGATTCTATATGGGTACAGGTCTG TTGCGTGACGACTTCATTGAGACACCGCCATTGCCAGCCGATGCTGTTGCCTGGGTGGTAAGTGACTTCCAAAGGGAATCGTTGCAACCCTCCGCCGCCTATATACCCACCACAGTGGCACCAGCCACTGCAGCCGGAGGCAAGAAATCAGCCCAATTGAACAATTTCACTCAGATGAAGAGCAAAAATCCTCCGGTCCGTAATATCACTGCCTTGACCCACTCGTTGAATGTGAATCTAACGCCGCGACAGAATGCTAGCCTCCTGGCCATGATGACAACGGCATTGCCTGTGATTATCAATGGACATAGCAATGGGAAGCCATCGAATCTTACAGCATTATCACAATCCACCAGCTCATCCATCAAGCGAGCACCCTCGTATACGTTTTATGCTCCAAGAGATCTGCTAACACGCTCTTCGTTTATTCTGCACACCTCACGAGATGTCTTGGAATATCTTCAAACTTGGCTGGACATCAGTTATCCTCTGACTAAAGTGGACTTTGTGGCTTTGCCCTCGCTGGATCGGAATCTAATATCGTCATTGGGTCTGGTGACGTTAAAGACGTCTTTTCTGACAGATCCCAAGTCGATTACCTCGGAACAATATCAGTTTAGTGCTTTGCGCATTGCCGAGGCTATGGTCCGTCAGTTCTTTGGAGGAATTACCTCACGTAAGGTTCTAAAGGATGTCTGGCTATGGGAAGGACTTATCCAGTACCTGGGAATACATGCGTTGGCCCCGCTTCAAGAGAGTTGGCCGCTGCGTGAAATGTATTTGCTTAAGATGGCCACAGCTGCCCTAGATATCGATGCCATTCAGGGTTGGGATAGCATCATGAATGGCACCAGTCACGATGGCAACAACGAGGAGTTCTTTGTACAGAAAACAGCTGCCATCTTCTCCATGCTGCACACGGCCATAGGCGAGGATCGTTTCCGTGGATGTTTGGGTAGCTTCCTCAAGATGAATCGCTTTAAGACTGCCGAACCGACAGATTTGTGGACCATTTGCACTAAGAAAGCCAACGGATCAAAGAATATCAAGGACATGATGACACTGTGGACACATCAGCCGGGTTTCCCACTGCTTACTGTCACCAAAATGGGCAATAGTATATCCATATCTCAGCGTCCATTCAGGCCAGCCGAATTCCTGGCCATTCACGATGAATCGTACGATGGTAATAACTATAACAAGACCACAGTAAATGCCACTGATATACCCAGCACAGTGGCACCATCATCTCATGGGAATAAGCACAAGGCTGTGCCCCATATGAAATGGATCTTTCCGGTTACCTATGTCACCGATATCAATAATGTGAGTGAGACTCTCTGGATGCAGAATGTCGATG TTACATTTAATGTGCCAGAGAATGTCAAGTGGATTAAAGTGAATGCCATACAAAATGGTTACTATCGCGTTGTATATAACGATGATAACTATGCTAATCTAATCGAGGAGCTTGCCAACAATCCCAAACGGTTTAGCAGTGAG GATCGACTTGGACTACTCTCAGATGCTTTTACTTTGTGCCATGCAAATCTATTGCCCTGTGAGATTACAATGAATATGATACAATATTTGCCCAGTGAAAGACATTATGGTCCCATGGCGTTGGCAGTGCGTCATTTGGAGAAATGGCGACGCATATTAAAGTATTCGGAATGTTTTCTGATGCTAAGTGAAttcattaaaatgaaaataaccACGGTTATGGAGAAAGTCGGCTGGATAGACGAAGGAGATGTGGCCACAAG aCTCATGCGCCCCGAAGTGCTGCTGGCCTCGGTATTGTGGGAGGATATTGATAGCATATCGAAAGCTAAAAATATGTTGAATCAATATCTGTATTACAATGGCTCGGCCATAGCACCCAATCTAAGAGAG GTGGTCTATACGGGTTCGATTCTTTCGGGTGAATATATTTATTGGCAACATTGCTGGGAACGATTTGTCATCCTTCAACGGACCTCCGAGACTTTTGTGGAGCGTATGCAACTATTACGGGCTTTGGGAAGAACCAAAGATGCTTGGCTTCAAAATCGTTTGCTCTCGCACGTAACCATGCTGCCCACCGAGGAGGTCGTTCAGGTGCTTAAGGCCATTGCAGGCACACCCACAGGAGGCGCCATGGCCTGTCGTTTTCTTCAGGCCAAATGGTTTGAGCTGGAGAAACGTCTGGGTGCTGGTACCATAAGTTTCGCCAAAGTGATATCGGCCATAACGCAATATGGCGCCACAAAGTTCGATTACGATGAG CTAAAATCGTTGGTTCATCGATTCGGACGCGGTCCGGGAATGTCGGTTCTGAATATGACGCTAAGCAGCGTTGCTTCCAATGTTGAATGGGTGGCCCGATCACAGACATCGCTATATAAATGGGTGGAAAGCAATTTACATTCACATCGATAA
- the LOC6651688 gene encoding endoplasmic reticulum aminopeptidase 2 isoform X3, which translates to MTNDPDLDDCAFLSGGESSGGRQTRTGVAVCSQRRALLVAGIVLGSLLLTAIIIAYAGPQNDCSCTGKTTSGHETDEENNTQPFNPIATNGEPFPWLEKTLPTSVRPMRYMVTIHPNLTTLDVKGQVTIDLHVEKETNFIVLHIQDLNVTEKALVTPGPKGYALKIIKVLEFPPRQQLYIEVKEKLKKKSNYTLNLRWYSKLNPEPEGFYVDQYESSNGLERLLAATVFRPNGARRAFPCFDEPHVRAPFRVSVFRDRFHIGLSNSIVHTTEDVGFYMGTGLLRDDFIETPPLPADAVAWVVSDFQRESLQPSAAYIPTTVAPATAAGGKKSAQLNNFTQMKSKNPPVRNITALTHSLNVNLTPRQNASLLAMMTTALPVIINGHSNGKPSNLTALSQSTSSSIKRAPSYTFYAPRDLLTRSSFILHTSRDVLEYLQTWLDISYPLTKVDFVALPSLDRNLISSLGLVTLKTSFLTDPKSITSEQYQFSALRIAEAMVRQFFGGITSRKVLKDVWLWEGLIQYLGIHALAPLQESWPLREMYLLKMATAALDIDAIQGWDSIMNGTSHDGNNEEFFVQKTAAIFSMLHTAIGEDRFRGCLGSFLKMNRFKTAEPTDLWTICTKKANGSKNIKDMMTLWTHQPGFPLLTVTKMGNSISISQRPFRPAEFLAIHDESYDGNNYNKTTVNATDIPSTVAPSSHGNKHKAVPHMKWIFPVTYVTDINNVSETLWMQNVDVTFNVPENVKWIKVNAIQNGYYRVVYNDDNYANLIEELANNPKRFSSEDRLGLLSDAFTLCHANLLPCEITMNMIQYLPSERHYGPMALAVRHLEKWRRILKYSECFLMLSEFIKMKITTVMEKVGWIDEGDVATRLMRPEVLLASVLWEDIDSISKAKNMLNQYLYYNGSAIAPNLREVVYTGSILSGEYIYWQHCWERFVILQRTSETFVERMQLLRALGRTKDAWLQNRLLSHVTMLPTEEVVQVLKAIAGTPTGGAMACRFLQAKWFELEKRLGAGTISFAKVISAITQYGATKFDYDELKSLVHRFGRGPGMSVLNMTLSSVASNVEWVARSQTSLYKWVESNLHSHR; encoded by the exons ATGACCAATGATCCGGACTTAGATGATTGTGCATTTCTATCAG GTGGCGAATCGAGCGGTGGCCGCCAGACGCGCACCGGAGTCGCTGTATGCTCGCAGCGTCGGGCCCTTCTTGTTGCCGGTATCGTCCTTGGATCCCTACTCCTGACAGCCATTATCATTGCCTACGCTGGACCGCAAAATG ACTGTTCCTGTACGGGTAAAACGACATCTGGCCATGAAACGGATGAAGAGAACAACACACAGCCCTTCAATCCGATTGCAACAAATGGGGAGCCCTTCCCTTGGCTGGAGAAGACGCTGCCAACCAGTGTGCGTCCCATGCGATACATGGTGACAATACACCCCAATCTGACGACGCTGGACGTGAAAG GTCAAGTAACCATCGATCTGCATGTGGAGAAGGAGACCAACTTCATTGTGCTTCACATTCAGGATTTGAATGTCACCGAGAAG GCACTTGTGACCCCTGGACCCAAGGGCTATGCATTGAAAATTATCAAGGTATTGGAGTTTCCGCCGCGTCAGCAACTTTATATTGAGGTGAAAGAGAAGCTGAAAAAGAAATCCAATTATACATTAAATTTGCGTTGGTATTCGAAACTAAATCCCGAGCCGGAAGGTTTCTATGTGGATCAATATGAGAGCTCCAATGGCTTGGAACG ATTACTGGCAGCTACTGTATTTAGACCGAATGGTGCAAGAAGGGCCTTTCCGTGTTTCGATGAGCCGCATGTACGGGCTCCGTTTCGCGTTTCCGTATTCCGTGATCGTTTCCATATAGGCCTATCCAATTCTATAGTTCACACCACGGAGGATGTAGGATTCTATATGGGTACAGGTCTG TTGCGTGACGACTTCATTGAGACACCGCCATTGCCAGCCGATGCTGTTGCCTGGGTGGTAAGTGACTTCCAAAGGGAATCGTTGCAACCCTCCGCCGCCTATATACCCACCACAGTGGCACCAGCCACTGCAGCCGGAGGCAAGAAATCAGCCCAATTGAACAATTTCACTCAGATGAAGAGCAAAAATCCTCCGGTCCGTAATATCACTGCCTTGACCCACTCGTTGAATGTGAATCTAACGCCGCGACAGAATGCTAGCCTCCTGGCCATGATGACAACGGCATTGCCTGTGATTATCAATGGACATAGCAATGGGAAGCCATCGAATCTTACAGCATTATCACAATCCACCAGCTCATCCATCAAGCGAGCACCCTCGTATACGTTTTATGCTCCAAGAGATCTGCTAACACGCTCTTCGTTTATTCTGCACACCTCACGAGATGTCTTGGAATATCTTCAAACTTGGCTGGACATCAGTTATCCTCTGACTAAAGTGGACTTTGTGGCTTTGCCCTCGCTGGATCGGAATCTAATATCGTCATTGGGTCTGGTGACGTTAAAGACGTCTTTTCTGACAGATCCCAAGTCGATTACCTCGGAACAATATCAGTTTAGTGCTTTGCGCATTGCCGAGGCTATGGTCCGTCAGTTCTTTGGAGGAATTACCTCACGTAAGGTTCTAAAGGATGTCTGGCTATGGGAAGGACTTATCCAGTACCTGGGAATACATGCGTTGGCCCCGCTTCAAGAGAGTTGGCCGCTGCGTGAAATGTATTTGCTTAAGATGGCCACAGCTGCCCTAGATATCGATGCCATTCAGGGTTGGGATAGCATCATGAATGGCACCAGTCACGATGGCAACAACGAGGAGTTCTTTGTACAGAAAACAGCTGCCATCTTCTCCATGCTGCACACGGCCATAGGCGAGGATCGTTTCCGTGGATGTTTGGGTAGCTTCCTCAAGATGAATCGCTTTAAGACTGCCGAACCGACAGATTTGTGGACCATTTGCACTAAGAAAGCCAACGGATCAAAGAATATCAAGGACATGATGACACTGTGGACACATCAGCCGGGTTTCCCACTGCTTACTGTCACCAAAATGGGCAATAGTATATCCATATCTCAGCGTCCATTCAGGCCAGCCGAATTCCTGGCCATTCACGATGAATCGTACGATGGTAATAACTATAACAAGACCACAGTAAATGCCACTGATATACCCAGCACAGTGGCACCATCATCTCATGGGAATAAGCACAAGGCTGTGCCCCATATGAAATGGATCTTTCCGGTTACCTATGTCACCGATATCAATAATGTGAGTGAGACTCTCTGGATGCAGAATGTCGATG TTACATTTAATGTGCCAGAGAATGTCAAGTGGATTAAAGTGAATGCCATACAAAATGGTTACTATCGCGTTGTATATAACGATGATAACTATGCTAATCTAATCGAGGAGCTTGCCAACAATCCCAAACGGTTTAGCAGTGAG GATCGACTTGGACTACTCTCAGATGCTTTTACTTTGTGCCATGCAAATCTATTGCCCTGTGAGATTACAATGAATATGATACAATATTTGCCCAGTGAAAGACATTATGGTCCCATGGCGTTGGCAGTGCGTCATTTGGAGAAATGGCGACGCATATTAAAGTATTCGGAATGTTTTCTGATGCTAAGTGAAttcattaaaatgaaaataaccACGGTTATGGAGAAAGTCGGCTGGATAGACGAAGGAGATGTGGCCACAAG aCTCATGCGCCCCGAAGTGCTGCTGGCCTCGGTATTGTGGGAGGATATTGATAGCATATCGAAAGCTAAAAATATGTTGAATCAATATCTGTATTACAATGGCTCGGCCATAGCACCCAATCTAAGAGAG GTGGTCTATACGGGTTCGATTCTTTCGGGTGAATATATTTATTGGCAACATTGCTGGGAACGATTTGTCATCCTTCAACGGACCTCCGAGACTTTTGTGGAGCGTATGCAACTATTACGGGCTTTGGGAAGAACCAAAGATGCTTGGCTTCAAAATCGTTTGCTCTCGCACGTAACCATGCTGCCCACCGAGGAGGTCGTTCAGGTGCTTAAGGCCATTGCAGGCACACCCACAGGAGGCGCCATGGCCTGTCGTTTTCTTCAGGCCAAATGGTTTGAGCTGGAGAAACGTCTGGGTGCTGGTACCATAAGTTTCGCCAAAGTGATATCGGCCATAACGCAATATGGCGCCACAAAGTTCGATTACGATGAG CTAAAATCGTTGGTTCATCGATTCGGACGCGGTCCGGGAATGTCGGTTCTGAATATGACGCTAAGCAGCGTTGCTTCCAATGTTGAATGGGTGGCCCGATCACAGACATCGCTATATAAATGGGTGGAAAGCAATTTACATTCACATCGATAA
- the LOC6651688 gene encoding endoplasmic reticulum aminopeptidase 2 isoform X2 translates to MLCCGFCCGNMSKRDYKVATTDGIELEPLGGEKSDKEKDKEKQTNGVTFGGESSGGRQTRTGVAVCSQRRALLVAGIVLGSLLLTAIIIAYAGPQNENNTQPFNPIATNGEPFPWLEKTLPTSVRPMRYMVTIHPNLTTLDVKGQVTIDLHVEKETNFIVLHIQDLNVTEKALVTPGPKGYALKIIKVLEFPPRQQLYIEVKEKLKKKSNYTLNLRWYSKLNPEPEGFYVDQYESSNGLERLLAATVFRPNGARRAFPCFDEPHVRAPFRVSVFRDRFHIGLSNSIVHTTEDVGFYMGTGLLRDDFIETPPLPADAVAWVVSDFQRESLQPSAAYIPTTVAPATAAGGKKSAQLNNFTQMKSKNPPVRNITALTHSLNVNLTPRQNASLLAMMTTALPVIINGHSNGKPSNLTALSQSTSSSIKRAPSYTFYAPRDLLTRSSFILHTSRDVLEYLQTWLDISYPLTKVDFVALPSLDRNLISSLGLVTLKTSFLTDPKSITSEQYQFSALRIAEAMVRQFFGGITSRKVLKDVWLWEGLIQYLGIHALAPLQESWPLREMYLLKMATAALDIDAIQGWDSIMNGTSHDGNNEEFFVQKTAAIFSMLHTAIGEDRFRGCLGSFLKMNRFKTAEPTDLWTICTKKANGSKNIKDMMTLWTHQPGFPLLTVTKMGNSISISQRPFRPAEFLAIHDESYDGNNYNKTTVNATDIPSTVAPSSHGNKHKAVPHMKWIFPVTYVTDINNVSETLWMQNVDVTFNVPENVKWIKVNAIQNGYYRVVYNDDNYANLIEELANNPKRFSSEDRLGLLSDAFTLCHANLLPCEITMNMIQYLPSERHYGPMALAVRHLEKWRRILKYSECFLMLSEFIKMKITTVMEKVGWIDEGDVATRLMRPEVLLASVLWEDIDSISKAKNMLNQYLYYNGSAIAPNLREVVYTGSILSGEYIYWQHCWERFVILQRTSETFVERMQLLRALGRTKDAWLQNRLLSHVTMLPTEEVVQVLKAIAGTPTGGAMACRFLQAKWFELEKRLGAGTISFAKVISAITQYGATKFDYDELKSLVHRFGRGPGMSVLNMTLSSVASNVEWVARSQTSLYKWVESNLHSHR, encoded by the exons GTGGCGAATCGAGCGGTGGCCGCCAGACGCGCACCGGAGTCGCTGTATGCTCGCAGCGTCGGGCCCTTCTTGTTGCCGGTATCGTCCTTGGATCCCTACTCCTGACAGCCATTATCATTGCCTACGCTGGACCGCAAAATG AGAACAACACACAGCCCTTCAATCCGATTGCAACAAATGGGGAGCCCTTCCCTTGGCTGGAGAAGACGCTGCCAACCAGTGTGCGTCCCATGCGATACATGGTGACAATACACCCCAATCTGACGACGCTGGACGTGAAAG GTCAAGTAACCATCGATCTGCATGTGGAGAAGGAGACCAACTTCATTGTGCTTCACATTCAGGATTTGAATGTCACCGAGAAG GCACTTGTGACCCCTGGACCCAAGGGCTATGCATTGAAAATTATCAAGGTATTGGAGTTTCCGCCGCGTCAGCAACTTTATATTGAGGTGAAAGAGAAGCTGAAAAAGAAATCCAATTATACATTAAATTTGCGTTGGTATTCGAAACTAAATCCCGAGCCGGAAGGTTTCTATGTGGATCAATATGAGAGCTCCAATGGCTTGGAACG ATTACTGGCAGCTACTGTATTTAGACCGAATGGTGCAAGAAGGGCCTTTCCGTGTTTCGATGAGCCGCATGTACGGGCTCCGTTTCGCGTTTCCGTATTCCGTGATCGTTTCCATATAGGCCTATCCAATTCTATAGTTCACACCACGGAGGATGTAGGATTCTATATGGGTACAGGTCTG TTGCGTGACGACTTCATTGAGACACCGCCATTGCCAGCCGATGCTGTTGCCTGGGTGGTAAGTGACTTCCAAAGGGAATCGTTGCAACCCTCCGCCGCCTATATACCCACCACAGTGGCACCAGCCACTGCAGCCGGAGGCAAGAAATCAGCCCAATTGAACAATTTCACTCAGATGAAGAGCAAAAATCCTCCGGTCCGTAATATCACTGCCTTGACCCACTCGTTGAATGTGAATCTAACGCCGCGACAGAATGCTAGCCTCCTGGCCATGATGACAACGGCATTGCCTGTGATTATCAATGGACATAGCAATGGGAAGCCATCGAATCTTACAGCATTATCACAATCCACCAGCTCATCCATCAAGCGAGCACCCTCGTATACGTTTTATGCTCCAAGAGATCTGCTAACACGCTCTTCGTTTATTCTGCACACCTCACGAGATGTCTTGGAATATCTTCAAACTTGGCTGGACATCAGTTATCCTCTGACTAAAGTGGACTTTGTGGCTTTGCCCTCGCTGGATCGGAATCTAATATCGTCATTGGGTCTGGTGACGTTAAAGACGTCTTTTCTGACAGATCCCAAGTCGATTACCTCGGAACAATATCAGTTTAGTGCTTTGCGCATTGCCGAGGCTATGGTCCGTCAGTTCTTTGGAGGAATTACCTCACGTAAGGTTCTAAAGGATGTCTGGCTATGGGAAGGACTTATCCAGTACCTGGGAATACATGCGTTGGCCCCGCTTCAAGAGAGTTGGCCGCTGCGTGAAATGTATTTGCTTAAGATGGCCACAGCTGCCCTAGATATCGATGCCATTCAGGGTTGGGATAGCATCATGAATGGCACCAGTCACGATGGCAACAACGAGGAGTTCTTTGTACAGAAAACAGCTGCCATCTTCTCCATGCTGCACACGGCCATAGGCGAGGATCGTTTCCGTGGATGTTTGGGTAGCTTCCTCAAGATGAATCGCTTTAAGACTGCCGAACCGACAGATTTGTGGACCATTTGCACTAAGAAAGCCAACGGATCAAAGAATATCAAGGACATGATGACACTGTGGACACATCAGCCGGGTTTCCCACTGCTTACTGTCACCAAAATGGGCAATAGTATATCCATATCTCAGCGTCCATTCAGGCCAGCCGAATTCCTGGCCATTCACGATGAATCGTACGATGGTAATAACTATAACAAGACCACAGTAAATGCCACTGATATACCCAGCACAGTGGCACCATCATCTCATGGGAATAAGCACAAGGCTGTGCCCCATATGAAATGGATCTTTCCGGTTACCTATGTCACCGATATCAATAATGTGAGTGAGACTCTCTGGATGCAGAATGTCGATG TTACATTTAATGTGCCAGAGAATGTCAAGTGGATTAAAGTGAATGCCATACAAAATGGTTACTATCGCGTTGTATATAACGATGATAACTATGCTAATCTAATCGAGGAGCTTGCCAACAATCCCAAACGGTTTAGCAGTGAG GATCGACTTGGACTACTCTCAGATGCTTTTACTTTGTGCCATGCAAATCTATTGCCCTGTGAGATTACAATGAATATGATACAATATTTGCCCAGTGAAAGACATTATGGTCCCATGGCGTTGGCAGTGCGTCATTTGGAGAAATGGCGACGCATATTAAAGTATTCGGAATGTTTTCTGATGCTAAGTGAAttcattaaaatgaaaataaccACGGTTATGGAGAAAGTCGGCTGGATAGACGAAGGAGATGTGGCCACAAG aCTCATGCGCCCCGAAGTGCTGCTGGCCTCGGTATTGTGGGAGGATATTGATAGCATATCGAAAGCTAAAAATATGTTGAATCAATATCTGTATTACAATGGCTCGGCCATAGCACCCAATCTAAGAGAG GTGGTCTATACGGGTTCGATTCTTTCGGGTGAATATATTTATTGGCAACATTGCTGGGAACGATTTGTCATCCTTCAACGGACCTCCGAGACTTTTGTGGAGCGTATGCAACTATTACGGGCTTTGGGAAGAACCAAAGATGCTTGGCTTCAAAATCGTTTGCTCTCGCACGTAACCATGCTGCCCACCGAGGAGGTCGTTCAGGTGCTTAAGGCCATTGCAGGCACACCCACAGGAGGCGCCATGGCCTGTCGTTTTCTTCAGGCCAAATGGTTTGAGCTGGAGAAACGTCTGGGTGCTGGTACCATAAGTTTCGCCAAAGTGATATCGGCCATAACGCAATATGGCGCCACAAAGTTCGATTACGATGAG CTAAAATCGTTGGTTCATCGATTCGGACGCGGTCCGGGAATGTCGGTTCTGAATATGACGCTAAGCAGCGTTGCTTCCAATGTTGAATGGGTGGCCCGATCACAGACATCGCTATATAAATGGGTGGAAAGCAATTTACATTCACATCGATAA